GCACCACTTCGTTGAGCAGGATCTTGATGTTCACTTCGTGGTCGGAGCAGTCCACGCCACCGGCGTTGTCGATGAAGTCGGTGTTGGAGCCGCCGCCATTGAGGCCGAACTCGACACGACCCAGTTGGGTCATACCGAGGTTACCGCCCTCGCCCACGACCTTGCAGCGCAGTTCGTTGCCGTTCACGCGCAGCGCATCGTTGGCCTTGTCGCCGACATCGGCGTGGCTTTCAGTGCTGGCCTTGACGTAGGTACCGATACCGCCGTTCCACAACAGATCCACTGGCGCCTTGAGCAAGGCATTCAGCAGTTCGGTCGGGGTCAGCTTGTCGGCCTGGATGTCGAAGCGCTCTTTCATCTGCGGGGAAATCGCGATGCTTTTCGCGCTACGGGAGAAGATCCCGCCGCCTTCGGACATGATGCTGGTGTCGTAGTCCGACCAGGCCGAACGCGGCAGGTCAAACAGGCGCTGACGTTCGACGAAGCTGTTGGCAGGCGTAGGATTCGGGTCGATGAAGATGTGCAGGTGGTTGAAGGCTGCGACCAGTTGCAGCTTGTCGGACATCAGCAAGCCGTTACCGAACACGTCACCGGCCATGTCGCCGACGCCCACTACCGTGATGCTGTCTTCCTGGACATTGATGCCGCGCTCGCGGAAGTGACGTTGTACGCCAACCCACGCGCCTTTGGCGGTGATGCCCATTTTCTTGTGGTCGTAACCCGCCGAACCACCCGACGCAAACGCGTCACCCAGCCAGAAGCCGTAGTCGATGGCGATGCCGTTGGCGATGTCGGAGAAGGTTGCAGTGCCCTTGTCCGCCGCTACCACCAGGTACGGGTCGTCATCGTCGTGGCGAACCACGTTCAATGGCGGAACCAGCGCGCCGTCTTTCAGGTTGTCGGTGATGTCCAGCAGACCGGAAATGAAGATGCGGTAGCAGGCGATACCTTCGGCCGCGATCTCGTCACGGCTGCCGCCCAGTGGCAGGCGACGCGGCAGGAAGCCGCCCTTCGCACCCACCGGCACGATCACCGAGTTCTTCACTTGCTGAGCTTTTACCAGGCCGAGAACTTCGGTACGGAAGTCTTCTTCACGGTCGGACCAGCGCAGGCCGCCCCGTGCGACGTTGCCGAAGCGCAGGTGCACGCCTTCAACACGCGGCGAGTAGACGAAGATTTCGAACTTCGGTACCGGCTTCGGCAGCTCTGGAATGGCGTGCGGGTTGAACTTGAAGCTGAAGTACGACTTGTTCTGGCCGTTGGCATCGGTCTGGTAGAAGTTGGTCCGCAGGGTGGCCTTGATCAGGTCCAGGTAGCGACGCAGGATGCGGTCTTCGTTGAGCACCTGGACGTCGTCCAGGGCGGTCAGAATCGCCTGCTCCAAGCGCTGCTGCTTGTCGTCCAGGTCTTCGCTGGTCAGCTTGCGTGCCAGGTAGAAACGGGTCTTGAACAACCGGGTCAATTCGCGAGCGATGTCGGTGTGGTTGTTCAGGGTGCTGGCGATGTAGCCGAGGTCGAAGCCCAGGCGAATCTGCTTCAGGTAACGCGCATAGGCACGCAGCAGCGCAACGTCGCGCCATGGCAGGCCGGCGGTCAGCACCAGGCGGTTGAACGCATCGTTCTCGGCGTCGCCGCGCACGATGTGCACGAACGCATCCTGCAGGGTGTCGTTGAGTTGCTGGATATCCAGGTCCAGACCTTCGGCAGCGGTGAAGGCGAAATCGTGAATCCAGAACTCGCGGCCATTGGTGTGACGCAGGCGATACGGGAACTCACCGAGCACGCGCAGGCCGAGGTTTTCCAGGATCGGCAAAACGTCGGACAGGGCCAGCGGGGTGTCGGCGTGGTACAGCTTGCAGTGCAGCTCGCGCTGGCCGGAGACTTGGCCCAGCGGCTGGTAGAAGCTCATTACCAGCGGATTTTTTTCGTTGAGGCTCAGCAGGTGCTGCATGTCGACCACCGCCGAATGCGCAGCAAAGCGCTCGCGGTAACCGGCCGGGAAGCCTTTCGGGAAGTCGGCCAGGACATTGGTGCCGTGGGCTTCGCCGAAGCTTTCGACGGTCAGCGCGGCGTAGTCGTCCTGCCAGCTGCGGCAAGCCTGGACCACTTCTTTTTCCAGCAACTGCGTGTCGATGTCGAGGCGGTTTTTCGGGTCGACACGCAGGATCAATTGCACGCGGGCCAGTACCGACTCGGAGAAGAAGGTCCAGAACTCGCAGTCGCTGGCCTTCAGGCGATCCATCAGCACTTGCTGGATCTTCTGCCGCACTTCGGTGGAATAGATGTCGCGTGGCACGTAGGCCAGGCAGTAGCAGAAACGGCCATATGGGTCTTTGCGCAGGAACACGCGAATCTTGTTGCGCTCCTGGATCTGCACGATCGACATCACGGTGCTGAACAGCTCGTCGACCGGGGTCTGGAACAGGTCGTCACGGGGCAGCACTTCGAGGACCTGGGCCAGTTCCTTGCCCAGGTGCGCCTTGGCCTGGAAGCCGGAACGCTGTTCGATCACTTCGACCTTGCGGCGGATGTACGGAATCACCCGCACGCTTTCGCCATACACCGAGGAGGTGTAGAGGCCCATGAAGCGGCATTCCTTGATCACCTTGCCGTCGGCATCGATCTGGCGGATCGACACGTAGTCAGGGTACGCCGGACGGTGCACACGACTCGGGTGCGCGGCCTTGGCGAACGACAGCGGGGTCGCTTCACGCAGGTAATTCACCGCGTAGTCTTCGATGCGCAGGTCTTCGGCGGTGAGGCCGGCGCGCAGCAGCTTGGTCAGGCCAAGGAAGGAATCCTGGTCATATTCGATATGACCGCCCGCCTGGTCTTCACGCACCACAAATTCTTCGTAGCCGAGGAAGGTGAAGTGATTGCCCACCAGCCACTCGAGGAAGCTCTTGATCTCGCCCTTCTCGTCAGCGGCGATGGCGAACTGGCTGTTGTCGACGCTGTCGATCAGCGCCTGGACCTTGGCCTTCATCGGCTCGAAATCAGCAACGGCAACCCGCACTTCACCGAGCACCTGCTCCAGTTCCTTGCTCAACACGTTGAGTTCGGCGGCATTGGCGCAGCGGTCGATTTCCAGGTACATCAGCGATTCTTGCAGAATGCCTTCGCCCTGGGTGCCTTTGGGCAGGATTTCCAGCAACTCGCCCTTGGCACCGCGACGCACGCTGAGCACGGTGGTCTGCAGGGTGTGG
This region of Pseudomonas fluorescens genomic DNA includes:
- a CDS encoding NAD-glutamate dehydrogenase, coding for MAFFTAASKADFQHQLQAALAQHISEQALPQVALFAEQFFGIISLDELTQRRLSDLAGCTLSAWRLLERFDHAQPQVRVYNPDYERHGWQSTHTAVEVLHHDLPFLVDSVRTELNRRGYSIHTLQTTVLSVRRGAKGELLEILPKGTQGEGILQESLMYLEIDRCANAAELNVLSKELEQVLGEVRVAVADFEPMKAKVQALIDSVDNSQFAIAADEKGEIKSFLEWLVGNHFTFLGYEEFVVREDQAGGHIEYDQDSFLGLTKLLRAGLTAEDLRIEDYAVNYLREATPLSFAKAAHPSRVHRPAYPDYVSIRQIDADGKVIKECRFMGLYTSSVYGESVRVIPYIRRKVEVIEQRSGFQAKAHLGKELAQVLEVLPRDDLFQTPVDELFSTVMSIVQIQERNKIRVFLRKDPYGRFCYCLAYVPRDIYSTEVRQKIQQVLMDRLKASDCEFWTFFSESVLARVQLILRVDPKNRLDIDTQLLEKEVVQACRSWQDDYAALTVESFGEAHGTNVLADFPKGFPAGYRERFAAHSAVVDMQHLLSLNEKNPLVMSFYQPLGQVSGQRELHCKLYHADTPLALSDVLPILENLGLRVLGEFPYRLRHTNGREFWIHDFAFTAAEGLDLDIQQLNDTLQDAFVHIVRGDAENDAFNRLVLTAGLPWRDVALLRAYARYLKQIRLGFDLGYIASTLNNHTDIARELTRLFKTRFYLARKLTSEDLDDKQQRLEQAILTALDDVQVLNEDRILRRYLDLIKATLRTNFYQTDANGQNKSYFSFKFNPHAIPELPKPVPKFEIFVYSPRVEGVHLRFGNVARGGLRWSDREEDFRTEVLGLVKAQQVKNSVIVPVGAKGGFLPRRLPLGGSRDEIAAEGIACYRIFISGLLDITDNLKDGALVPPLNVVRHDDDDPYLVVAADKGTATFSDIANGIAIDYGFWLGDAFASGGSAGYDHKKMGITAKGAWVGVQRHFRERGINVQEDSITVVGVGDMAGDVFGNGLLMSDKLQLVAAFNHLHIFIDPNPTPANSFVERQRLFDLPRSAWSDYDTSIMSEGGGIFSRSAKSIAISPQMKERFDIQADKLTPTELLNALLKAPVDLLWNGGIGTYVKASTESHADVGDKANDALRVNGNELRCKVVGEGGNLGMTQLGRVEFGLNGGGSNTDFIDNAGGVDCSDHEVNIKILLNEVVQAGDMTDKQRNQLLASMTDEVGGLVLGNNYKQTQALSLAARRAYARIAEYKRLMNDLEGRGKLDRAIEFLPAEDALNERVAAGHGLTRAELSVLISYSKIDLKEQLLGSLVPDDDYLTRDMETAFPPTLVSKFSAAMRRHRLKREIVSTQIANDLVNHMGITFVQRLKESTGMTPANVAGAYVIVRDIFHLPHWFRQIEALDYKVSADVQLEMMDELMRLGRRATRWFLRTRRNEQNAARDVAHFGPHLKELGLKLDELLEGPTREGWQKRYQAYVEAGVPELLARMVAGTSHLYTLLPVIEASDVTGQDPAEVAKAYFAVGEKLDITWYLQQISALPVENNWQALAREAFRDDVDWQQRAITISVLQQGDGSQDVEARLALWMGQHEAMLERWRAMLVEIRAASGTDYAMYAVANRELLDLALSGQAVVPASAVAELEPAA